One window from the genome of Pseudomonas fluorescens encodes:
- a CDS encoding DUF2160 domain-containing protein: MEWMNWTGPTAAFFGVIALLLAGMTTWELRSPSIPRRGFLPIATTRGDRLFIGLLGSAYLHLLVIGATDWSIWIAFALSWVWLLAVMRWG; this comes from the coding sequence ATGGAATGGATGAACTGGACCGGCCCGACGGCGGCTTTTTTTGGAGTCATCGCCTTGCTGCTGGCAGGCATGACCACGTGGGAACTGCGTTCGCCGAGCATCCCTCGGCGTGGTTTCCTGCCGATTGCCACCACCCGTGGCGATCGGTTGTTTATCGGTCTTCTCGGTAGCGCCTACCTGCACTTGCTGGTGATCGGCGCCACCGACTGGAGCATCTGGATAGCGTTCGCGTTGTCTTGGGTGTGGCTGTTGGCAGTGATGCGGTGGGGCTAA
- a CDS encoding extracellular solute-binding protein translates to MFNKNNKLRHSVSLAAMLALSGLSATAWADAYEDAAKKWIGSEFKPSTLTAEQQLEELKWFIKAAQPFRGMKINVVSETIATHEYESKVLAKAFTEITGIQLTHDLLQEGDVVEKLQTQMQSDKNIYDGWVNDSDLIGTHFRYGKTESITDLMANEGKDFTSPTLDLKDFIGISFTTAPDGKVYQLPDQQFANLYWFRADWFERADLKAKFKEKYGYELGVPVNWSAYEDIAKFFSEDVKEIDGKRVYGHMDYGKKDPSLGWRFTDAWFSMAGGGDKGLPNGLPVDEWGIRVEDCHPVGSSVTRGGDTNGPAAVFATTKYVDWMKKYAPPEAAGMTFSESGPVPSQGNIAQQIFWYTAFTADMTKPGLPVMNADGTPKWRMAPSPRGPYWEEGMKLGYQDVGSWTFMKSTPEKQKLAAWLYAQFVTSKTVSLKKTIVGLTPIRESDINSQALTDLAPKLGGLVEFYRSPARVQWTPTGTNVPDYPRLAQLWWSHIAEAASGEKTPQQALDGLAKDQDAIMTRLERSKAQATCAPKMNPERDAQYWFDQPGAPKPKLANEKPKGETVSYTELLKSWEAARK, encoded by the coding sequence ATGTTCAATAAAAACAATAAGCTGCGACATAGCGTTTCATTGGCAGCCATGCTGGCACTCAGCGGGCTGAGCGCTACGGCCTGGGCCGACGCCTATGAAGACGCCGCTAAAAAATGGATCGGCAGTGAATTCAAGCCGTCGACCCTGACAGCCGAGCAGCAGCTCGAAGAACTCAAGTGGTTCATCAAGGCCGCCCAGCCGTTTCGCGGGATGAAAATCAACGTGGTGTCGGAAACCATCGCCACCCACGAGTATGAATCCAAGGTACTGGCCAAGGCCTTTACCGAAATCACAGGGATCCAGCTGACCCACGACCTGCTCCAAGAAGGCGACGTGGTGGAGAAGCTGCAGACCCAGATGCAATCGGACAAGAATATCTATGATGGCTGGGTCAACGACTCGGACTTGATCGGTACGCACTTCCGCTACGGCAAGACCGAATCGATCACCGACCTGATGGCCAACGAAGGCAAGGACTTCACCTCGCCGACCCTGGACCTCAAGGACTTCATCGGTATTTCCTTCACCACCGCGCCGGACGGCAAGGTCTATCAACTGCCCGACCAGCAATTCGCCAACCTGTACTGGTTCCGCGCCGACTGGTTCGAGCGTGCGGACCTGAAGGCCAAGTTCAAGGAGAAATACGGCTACGAGTTGGGTGTGCCGGTGAACTGGTCGGCCTATGAAGACATCGCCAAGTTCTTCTCCGAAGACGTCAAGGAGATCGATGGCAAGCGCGTCTACGGGCACATGGACTACGGCAAGAAAGATCCGTCCCTGGGCTGGCGCTTCACCGATGCCTGGTTCTCCATGGCCGGTGGCGGCGACAAGGGCTTGCCCAATGGTTTGCCGGTGGACGAGTGGGGCATTCGCGTCGAAGACTGCCATCCGGTCGGTTCCAGTGTGACCCGTGGCGGCGACACCAACGGTCCCGCGGCCGTGTTCGCCACCACCAAGTACGTGGACTGGATGAAGAAGTACGCGCCACCGGAAGCGGCAGGCATGACCTTCTCCGAGTCCGGCCCGGTGCCGTCCCAAGGCAACATCGCCCAGCAGATCTTCTGGTACACCGCTTTCACGGCCGACATGACCAAGCCGGGCCTGCCGGTGATGAACGCCGATGGCACGCCGAAATGGCGCATGGCGCCTTCGCCACGCGGTCCGTATTGGGAAGAGGGCATGAAGCTGGGCTATCAGGACGTGGGTTCCTGGACGTTCATGAAGTCCACGCCTGAGAAGCAGAAACTCGCGGCCTGGCTCTATGCGCAGTTCGTGACGTCCAAGACCGTGTCGCTGAAGAAGACCATCGTTGGTCTGACGCCGATTCGTGAGTCGGACATCAACTCCCAGGCACTGACCGACCTGGCACCGAAACTCGGTGGCCTGGTGGAGTTCTACCGCAGCCCGGCCCGTGTGCAATGGACCCCGACCGGGACCAACGTGCCGGACTACCCACGCCTGGCGCAATTGTGGTGGAGCCACATCGCCGAAGCTGCCAGCGGCGAGAAAACGCCGCAGCAGGCCCTCGACGGGTTGGCCAAGGACCAGGATGCGATCATGACCCGCCTGGAACGCTCCAAGGCCCAAGCCACCTGCGCACCTAAGATGAACCCTGAGCGCGACGCGCAATACTGGTTCGACCAACCGGGCGCACCGAAGCCGAAACTGGCGAACGAGAAGCCTAAGGGCGAAACCGTGAGCTACACCGAGCTGCTGAAATCATGGGAGGCGGCACGCAAGTAA
- a CDS encoding acetyl-CoA C-acetyltransferase: MQEVVIVAATRTAIGSFQGSLAAIPAPELGAAVIRRLLEQTGLSGEQVDEVILGQVLTAGSGQNPARQASILAGLPHAVPALTLNKVCGSGLKALHLGAQAIRCGDAEVIIAGGMENMSLAPYVLPAARTGLRMGHAKMIDSMITDGLWDAFNDYHMGITAENLVDKYGISREEQDAFAAASQQKAVAAIEGGRFADEITPILIPQRKGDPVAFATDEQPRAGTTAESLGKLKPAFKKDGSVTAGNASSLNDGAAAVILMSAEKAKALGLPVLAKISAYANAGVDPAIMGIGPVSATRRCLDKAGWSLEQLDLIEANEAFAAQSLAVARELKWDMDKVNVNGGAIALGHPIGASGCRVLVSLLHEMIKRDAKKGLATLCIGGGQGVALALERA, from the coding sequence ATGCAAGAAGTCGTGATTGTCGCCGCTACCCGTACCGCCATCGGCAGCTTCCAGGGTTCGCTGGCTGCCATTCCCGCACCGGAACTCGGTGCCGCGGTGATTCGTCGCCTGCTGGAACAGACCGGTTTGTCCGGCGAACAGGTCGATGAAGTGATTCTCGGCCAGGTTCTGACCGCAGGTTCCGGGCAAAACCCGGCGCGCCAGGCATCGATCCTCGCCGGCCTGCCCCATGCGGTGCCGGCGCTGACCCTGAACAAGGTCTGCGGTTCGGGCCTCAAGGCGTTGCACCTGGGCGCCCAGGCGATCCGTTGTGGCGATGCCGAAGTGATCATTGCCGGCGGCATGGAAAACATGAGCCTGGCCCCCTACGTCCTGCCGGCCGCCCGCACCGGCCTGCGCATGGGCCATGCGAAGATGATCGACAGCATGATCACCGACGGCTTGTGGGATGCCTTCAACGATTACCACATGGGCATCACCGCCGAGAACCTGGTGGACAAGTACGGCATCAGCCGCGAGGAGCAGGACGCCTTCGCCGCCGCTTCCCAGCAGAAGGCCGTCGCCGCCATCGAGGGCGGTCGGTTTGCCGATGAGATCACGCCGATCCTGATTCCCCAGCGCAAAGGCGATCCGGTGGCGTTCGCCACGGATGAACAACCGCGCGCCGGTACCACCGCCGAATCCCTGGGCAAGCTCAAGCCTGCCTTCAAGAAGGATGGCAGCGTCACCGCGGGCAATGCGTCCTCGCTCAACGATGGCGCCGCCGCCGTGATCCTGATGAGCGCGGAGAAAGCCAAGGCCCTGGGCCTGCCAGTACTGGCGAAAATCAGTGCCTACGCCAATGCCGGCGTCGACCCGGCCATCATGGGCATTGGCCCGGTCTCGGCCACCCGTCGCTGCCTGGACAAGGCCGGCTGGTCGCTGGAGCAGTTGGACCTGATCGAAGCCAACGAAGCCTTCGCCGCCCAGTCGCTGGCCGTGGCCCGGGAGCTGAAATGGGACATGGACAAGGTCAACGTCAATGGCGGCGCCATCGCCCTGGGCCACCCCATCGGCGCGTCGGGTTGCCGGGTCCTGGTGTCGCTGCTGCATGAAATGATCAAGCGCGACGCCAAGAAAGGCCTCGCGACCCTGTGCATTGGCGGCGGCCAAGGCGTGGCCCTGGCGCTGGAACGGGCATAA
- a CDS encoding CoA transferase subunit B, with product MALSREQMAQRVAREMQDGYYVNLGIGIPTLVANYIPEGMEVMLQSENGLLGMGAFPTEAEVDADMINAGKQTVTARIGASIFSSAESFAMIRGGHIDLTVLGAFEVDVEGNIASWMIPGKLVKGMGGAMDLVAGAENIIVTMTHASKDGESKLLPRCSLPLTGAGCIKRVLTDLAYLEIQDGAFILKERAPGVSVEEIVAKTAGKLIVPDHVPEMQFAAQ from the coding sequence CGTGAACCTGGGCATCGGCATTCCGACCCTGGTTGCCAACTACATTCCCGAAGGCATGGAAGTCATGCTGCAGTCGGAAAACGGCCTGCTCGGCATGGGCGCGTTTCCCACCGAAGCCGAAGTCGATGCCGACATGATCAACGCCGGCAAACAGACGGTCACTGCGCGCATCGGCGCCTCGATCTTCTCCTCGGCCGAATCGTTTGCCATGATCCGTGGCGGCCACATCGACCTGACCGTGCTCGGCGCATTCGAGGTGGATGTCGAAGGCAACATTGCCTCGTGGATGATCCCCGGCAAGCTGGTCAAGGGCATGGGCGGTGCGATGGACCTGGTGGCCGGTGCCGAGAACATCATCGTCACCATGACCCATGCGTCCAAGGACGGTGAGTCGAAACTGCTGCCGCGCTGCAGCCTGCCGCTGACCGGCGCCGGCTGCATCAAGCGCGTGCTGACCGACCTGGCCTACCTGGAAATCCAGGACGGCGCCTTCATCCTGAAAGAACGCGCCCCAGGCGTCAGCGTCGAGGAAATCGTCGCCAAGACCGCCGGCAAGTTGATCGTGCCGGACCACGTGCCTGAAATGCAGTTCGCTGCCCAGTGA
- a CDS encoding carbohydrate ABC transporter permease, giving the protein MSKKKLIPLLIYILFLLVPIYWLLNMSFKSNTEILGSLTLWPQDFTFHNYKVIFTDPSWYTGYLNSLYYVSLNTVISLGVALPAAYAFSRYRFLGDKHLFFWLLTNRMAPPAVFLLPFFQLYSSIGLFDTHIAVALAHCLFNVPLAVWILEGFMSGVPKEIDETAYIDGYSFPKFFVKIFIPLIGSGIGVTAFFCFMFSWVELLLARTLTSVNAKPIAAVMTRTVSASGIDWGVLAAAGVLTILPGMLVIWFVRNHVAKGFALGRV; this is encoded by the coding sequence ATGAGCAAGAAAAAGCTGATTCCGCTGTTGATCTACATCCTGTTCCTGCTGGTGCCCATCTACTGGCTGCTGAACATGTCGTTCAAGAGCAACACCGAGATCCTCGGCAGCCTGACCCTGTGGCCGCAGGATTTCACCTTCCACAACTACAAGGTGATCTTCACCGACCCGAGCTGGTACACCGGTTACTTGAACTCGCTGTACTACGTGAGCCTGAACACGGTGATTTCCCTGGGCGTCGCGTTGCCGGCCGCCTATGCGTTTTCCCGTTATCGGTTCCTGGGGGACAAGCACCTGTTCTTCTGGCTGCTGACCAACCGCATGGCCCCGCCGGCGGTGTTCCTGTTGCCGTTCTTCCAGCTGTATTCGTCCATCGGGTTGTTCGACACCCATATCGCCGTGGCCCTGGCCCATTGCCTGTTCAACGTGCCGTTGGCGGTGTGGATCCTCGAAGGGTTCATGTCCGGGGTGCCGAAAGAAATTGACGAGACCGCCTACATTGACGGCTACAGTTTCCCCAAGTTCTTCGTCAAGATCTTCATTCCGTTGATCGGCTCCGGCATCGGTGTCACGGCATTTTTCTGCTTCATGTTTTCCTGGGTCGAACTGTTGCTGGCGCGCACGCTCACCTCGGTGAATGCCAAGCCGATCGCGGCGGTCATGACCCGTACGGTATCGGCGTCCGGTATCGACTGGGGGGTGCTGGCGGCGGCGGGGGTGTTGACCATCCTGCCGGGCATGCTGGTGATCTGGTTCGTTCGCAACCACGTGGCCAAGGGCTTTGCCCTGGGCCGGGTCTGA